Proteins encoded together in one Hevea brasiliensis isolate MT/VB/25A 57/8 chromosome 16, ASM3005281v1, whole genome shotgun sequence window:
- the LOC110643539 gene encoding pentatricopeptide repeat-containing protein At3g13880: MLLEKTKPGKLNCLSNTIVLPSLLVPFTQSKTSFTAFPSTLAVSPQLSQPCLPFFSLDSVAYTKLVQFSTKSVSFIQGKLAHSHMIKTAFKPCLFLFNNLLNMYGKCGEMGTAQKLFDRMPEHSVISYNLLISGYAEMGSFDKAIGLFLEAKMACLKLDKFSYAGVLSACGQTGDLGVGKVIHGMAVVCGLVRQVFLTNLFIDMYCKCGRVEQARLLFESSDGLDIVSWNSLIAGYVRIGAYEETLELLIKMHQTGLSLNSFTLGSALKACCSNLINLIDFGKTLHGYTVKLGLDLDVVIGTALVDMYAKTGFLDDAIQIFRMIPNQNVVTYNAMIAGFIQVEAVSKECANDAFNLFSQMQRRGVKPSNFTFSSIVKICNQIKAFEYGKQIHAQICKNNIQSDEFIGSTLIELYSLLGSSEDQLKCFNSTPKLDIVSWTSMIVGHAQNGNFETALALFYELLASGKKPDEFIISTILGACADLAAERSGEQVQGFATKTGIGVFSIVQNSQISMYAKSGNINSARLTFEEIKNPDVVSWSVMICSNAQHGHATDALNLFELMKSSGIFPNHITFLGVLTACSHGGLVEEGLRYYESIKKDYGMKTNVKHCACVVDLLSRSGRLMDAENFILNSGFKDNPVMWRALLSSCRVYKDTVTGKHVAEKVIELDPQESSSYVLLYNIYTDAGIESPARKIRELMTGRGVKKEPGQSWIEVRNRVHSFVVGDVSHPMSQLIYITLEEMLDKIRKIGYFDQNIVSSPSGAEVKDISMVNHHSEKLAVTFGMISLPPSAPVKVMKNLRVCHDCHTAMKLFSKVEKREIILRDPLRFHHFREGSCSCKDYW; the protein is encoded by the exons atgCTTCTTGAGAAAACAAAGCCTGGAAAGCTCAATTGCCTCTCAAACACCATTGTTTTGCCTAGTCTTCTCGTTCCATTCACACAATCTAAAACATCTTTCACTGCATTCCCTTCAACGTTAGCAGTTTCACCCCAACTTTCTCAACCATGTCTCCCATTTTTCTCTTTGGATTCGGTTGCCTATACAAAACTGGTTCAATTTTCTACCAAATCTGTGTCTTTCATCCAGGGCAAGCTTGCTCATTCCCACATGATAAAAACTGCTTTCAAGCCCTGCCTATTCTTGTTCAACAATCTTCTTAATATGTATGGTAAATGTGGCGAGATGGGTACTGCTCAAAAACTGTTTGATCGAATGCCTGAGCATAGTGTGATTTCTTATAATCTTTTGATTTCAGGGTATGCCGAGATGGGTTCTTTTGATAAGGCTATTGGTCTGTTTCTTGAAGCTAAAATGGCTTGTTTAAAGCTCGACAAGTTTAGTTATGCGGGAGTGCTAAGCGCTTGTGGTCAAACCGGGGATCTTGGAGTGGGTAAAGTGATTCATGGAATGGCTGTTGTTTGCGGGTTGGTTCGACAAGTGTTTCTGACCAATttgtttattgatatgtattgcaaATGTGGGAGGGTTGAGCAGGCAAGGCTTTTGTTTGAGTCTTCCGATGGGTTGGATATTGTTTCTTGGAATTCTTTGATTGCTGGGTATGTCAGAATTGGAGCATATGAGGAAACGTTGGAACTGTTAATAAAAATGCATCAAACTGGATTAAGCTTGAATTCTTTTACTCTTGGAAGTGCCTTAAAAGCTTGTTGTTCAAATCTCATTAACTTAATAGACTTTGGTAAAACACTTCATGGATACACTGTCAAACTTGGACTGGATTTGGATGTTGTCATTGGGACTGCATTGGTTGATATGTATGCGAAAACGGGGTTTCTGGATGATGCAATCCAAATTTTCAGAATGATTCCTAACCAAAATGTTGTGACGTATAACGCCATGATTGCTGGATTCATCCAAGTTGAGGCTGTTAGTAAAGAATGTGCGAATGATGCATTTAACCTTTTCTCTCAGATGCAAAGGAGGGGAGTAAAACCATCAAATTTTACATTTTCAAGCATAGTCAAAATTTGTAACCAAATTAAAGCATTTGAGTATGGAAAACAAATTCATGCCCAAATCTGCAAGAACAACATTCAATCTGATGAGTTCATTGGGAGCACCCTTATTGAATTATACTCCTTGTTGGGTTCAAGTGAGGATCAGTTGAAATGTTTTAATTCAACTCCCAAGTTAGATATTGTCTCATGGACTTCCATGATTGTTGGTCATGCTCAAAATGGGAACTTTGAAACTGCATTAGCTCTGTTTTATGAACTACTGGCATCTGGAAAGAAACCAGATGAGTTCATTATATCAACTATATTGGGTGCTTGTGCAGATTTGGCTGCAGAAAGATCTGGGGAGCAGGTCCAGGGATTTGCCACGAAGACTGGCATTGGGGTCTTCTCTATTGTTCAAAACTCACAAATTTCCATGTATGCCAAGTCTGGCAACATAAATTCTGCTAGGTTAACATTTGAAGAGATAAAGAATCCTGATGTGGTGTCCTGGTCAGTGATGATCTGTAGCAATGCACAACATGGACATGCAACAGATGCCTTGAACCTCTTTGAGTTGATGAAGAGTAGTGGAATTTTCCCAAACCATATTACATTCCTTGGAGTTTTAACTGCTTGTAGCCATGGTGGGCTTGTTGAAGAAGGACTGAG ATATTATGAAAGCATAAAGAAAGATTATGGCATGAAAACTAATGTAAAGCATTGTGCCTGTGTTGTTGACCTCCTTAGCCGTTCTGGAAGGCTGATGGatgctgaaaatttcattttgaaCTCAGGTTTTAAAGATAATCCAGTGATGTGGCGAGCCCTTTTGAGCAGTTGCAGGGTTTATAAGGACACCGTTACTGGGAAACATGTTGCTGAGAAAGTAATTGAGCTTGACCCTCAGGAATCTTCATCTTATGTCCTTCTTTACAACATTTATACAGATGCTGGAATTGAATCACCTGCCAGGAAAATTAGAGAACTAATGACAGGTCGAGGGGTTAAGAAGGAACCTGGTCAGAGTTGGATTGAGGTAAGAAACAGGGTTCATTCTTTTGTGGTGGGTGATGTTTCTCACCCAATGAGCcaattaatttatataacattGGAAGAAATGTTAGACAAGATAAGGAAAAtaggttattttgatcagaacatTGTTTCCAGTCCCTCTGGAGCAGAAGTCAAGGACATCTCAATGGTCAATCATCACAGTGAAAAGCTAGCTGTGACTTTTGGAATGATCAGTTTGCCACCATCAGCTCCTGTGAAGGTCATGAAAAATTTGAGAGTCTGCCATGATTGCCATACAGCAATGAAGCTCTTCTCAAAAGTGGAAAAGCGAGAAATAATTCTTAGAGATCCGCTTCGTTTCCATCATTTCAGAGAAGGATCTTGTTCTTGTAAAGATTATTGGTAA